DNA sequence from the bacterium genome:
CCTTGTAATCTACGTGATGAATCTTGGTGATGCCTCCGTTCTCCATGGCGGCCTTAATGCTAGCATCACCGGTCGCGATCCACCCCAGGATTGAGGTGCACTCGGAGGTCCCAACCTTTGAGTAGTCCGCATTGGCAGTTACCGAATGGGGACCCTTGACGTCAGAGTACAGAAAGCCTGTCGCGGGGCTCAAAACCATCGCACATCCTGACAGAAGCAAAGCTGCCACCATCAACACAGTCATCGGAAGAAGCGCCATTTTCATGTTTAAATCCCTCCAAAAGATTTTTGGTCGCAGGTGCCTCTCCATACTTTCCACCAAGCATTAACAGGAGACGATTCCCGTTATGAGAATGATAAGGCACTCTTTACGATTGTCAATGATTTCGAGAACATTTACGAAACAGTCCCAACATCCACGTTTGTGTTCAAGAGGCTGAACCACGAGTGGCCTGAACCAACGCGATACGCACCTACCGAATAGATGCTCGATGAAGCTCTGGTGAAATGACTTGACACAAATCGGCAGCCTCGTATCATGCGAATGAAATTGTAACTGACACTAGTTTGAATAGGAGGCTGTTATGAAGCTATTACATTTTGCTTTTGCTGCGGCGCTCGTATGCGCGCTTGTTTGGCCATCGGTTACTCAGGGCCGCACGATAACGGTGCCGGACGATTTCCTGAGTATTCAAGATGCTGTTTATGATGCGAATACCGGGGATACGGTCTTTATTAGGGAAGGATTGTATTATGAGACGTCGATCTCAATCAGCCCTATCGGCCCGAAGGCCCCGGAGCGTGAGGCCGTAACGATCGTAGGCGAGGGTACGGGCAAGACGATCATCGATGGGTCCAAGGGCGGATTCGATATTTTCATCGTCAATGCTCCCTACACGATCATCCGGGACCTTACAATTCAAAACAGCAAGGCCTCGGGCATCTGCTTCCGGGGCAAAGGAGAGGTCTCGGTGGCCATCAACTGCGAGAGCACGGGCAATCGGACCGGCATCAAGTGCCAGATTACGAGCTACGACCAGAACCTTAACACTGACATCTCCAAGGCGCTCATAATCGACAACCGGCTTGTCGATAACGAGTACTATGGGCTGTATCTCGAAAATGGCTGTCAGGCGAGTGTGATGCACAACTGGATCGAGGGCAACGGCTACGCCGGCGTCTATTGCAGGATGGACGCTGTCCTGACGCCTTGTGAGCCGACCATCCGCAACAACCACATAGTCAACAATGCTCCGGGCTCAGAGGTGTACGGGTTTGTGGTCGGGGGGATGGCACAACCGACCATTCGTAACAACGTCATCGTCGGTTTCCCAACGGGCGTTTACTGGTATGAGGGCAATCACGTGGACTGGTTCAGGAACAACGTGATCACGGAATGTGCCGTTGGGGCAGAGTCGCAGGTGAGGAAAAGGCTCGACTACTGCCTATTCTATGACAATGGCCAAGACGTAAATAACCTCCAGCTTGGTTCAAACGTGATAGCCGACGAGGACCCGCTATTCGTCGATGCGGAGAACGGCGACTATCATCTTGCGGCAGGTTCCCCTTGTATCGGGACAGGCGACCCAGATATGCCAGATGAGACTTCCGAGACGAATTACGACGGCACCGACATCGACATGGGTGTCTATGGAGGCAAGGAGGTCGGCCCTGTCTGCAAAATCTTGCTGTCCAAACCGTCCAAGGACGGAGACGGCGTCAAGACTTATTACGTGGCCGAGTATTACGAGGACCTCAACGACAACGGAAGATGGGACCTTGGCGAGCCGTTCGAGGACGCTAACGACAACGGCAGGTGTGACGAGGGTGAGACCTTCACGGACGAGAATGGGAACGGCGTTTGGGACGGAGGAGAGCCCTATATCGACGAGAACTACAACGGGCGATACGACAATGGTGAGCCGTTCACTGACCTGAACGAGAACGGGCGCTGGGACAATCAGCGCGAGCCATACACGGACAGCAACAGGAACGACAAGTACGATCGGGGGGACGCGTTCACCTACATCAGCCTTTACACTAATTTTGGGTACCAAGTAGGGGATACGGACCTCTTTCTGGCTTTCTTGCTGGAGGACGGCAGCTACTTCTCATACAACGTTGACGGTGCTTGGGTTCCGGGCGCACACGGCCTTCTTGACCCAGCTCCGTTTGCTGATGACAACTATGCGTTCGCAATTCACGCAATGACGCTTCGCTTTTTCTATGGCTTCCCGCTAATTGACCAGAACATAGGCCTCTTTGCCGTGATGGCGCCGGCTGGGCATGTGTTCGATCAGCCCTGGGATGCAATCGCGGGCGAGACGATCACGCTTACCGAGGCTCAATAGAGCGGGCAATACATGACGGGCGGTGAGCGGCCAACTAACCTCATCTCGCTCGTCAATCAGAGGTTGCTGGGCAATTTAGGCTTGCCTAGACGGAGGCCTTTGAGGTCTCCGCTGGACGAGCTTATTCTCACGATCCTTTCCCAGAACACGACTGACGTCAATTCTCTCGCAGCCTTCAGACGGCTCAAGAACAGGTTCCCTCAATGGCACATGCTGCTGTCAGCAACTTACAGCGAGGTTCTCGATACTATCAAAACCGCCGGGCTAGGCCCCACAAAGACGAGGCGCATCCTCGATCTGCTCCCCCAGGTCAGGCAGAACGACCCAGACCTCACGATGGACTTCGTCTGCTCAATGTCGCTTGAGAAGGGATATGAGTTCCTGACAGGCTTCAAAGGAGTCGGCGCCAAGACGGCAGCGTGCGTGCTGCTATTCGCATGCGGCAAGCCGGCATTCCCGGTCGATACTCACGTTTTCAGAGTGGCGAGCAGGATCGGTCTGGACCACGCCTCGCGCACGCGCGAGCAGCTGCAGCGATTCCTCGAGCAGGCAGTCCCTGAGGACGATAGATACAACTTGCACATGAACCTCATCCGGATAGGTCGAGAGGTCTGCCTCGCCCGTGCGCCCAGATGCGGCCGCTGCTTCTTGCAGGATGTCTGCGAGCACCATCTACATCAAGGGAGTTGAGATTCCCCCAGAATCAGATTTGAAGTCATCGACGTTTCGGATGCAATCTATTCAGCCACTTTACTGGGCGATCGTGGCGGCTCTTGTTGCTTTGTGAGTTGCACCTGTTGGGTGGTTTGGAGTGCGGTGGCTTGACACCGCTTTCACCTGACGCGGCTTGACGCGTCAATCTGTCTGCTCAATGACTTGTTGCTGGTGCAATCGCCTCTTGTGGCGGTGCCAGGTCACCGCCAACCAAAGCGGTGTCAAGCCACCGCAGTCCAAAAGGTCTCTGCCCGCTTCGCTCAATCTGATTCTTGGAGAGATTCAATAAGGTTCCCGCTGGAAGTTCGGCTCGAGGCCCGGGCCTCAGACCTGAACGCTCCTGGCCGGCGACCACTATAGCCGGGCGGCGCGCATGAAATTCGTGGGGGTAGTTTCGGACGCCGGGAGCCCCGCCGTTACAATATAGAGCTCCTGCTTGTGGATTATTCCCCGGTCCAGCAGCACTCGCTCCGCCACCTCGAGCATGTGGTCGGTGCTCATTATCTCCTCGACAAGGATCGGCATAATACCCCACAGAATGTTCAGCCGCCGCAGCGTGGTCCTGTCCGGCGTGATCGCGACAACGGGCATCGGCAACCTGTGCTGCGAGATGAGCTGAGCCGTTCGGCCAGTCCGCGTGAAAGCCACGATCGCGCTTGCGCCAAGATCGTGGGCTGCGGTCGCCGCCGAGTGCCCTATCGCCGCATCGATTCTGCATCTGCCCTCATCTTGCCGTGTCATTATGGGACATACGTGCGGCTCGGTGTAGGAAGCAATGCTCGCCATCATCTTGACCGCCTCAATCGGATGCTTGCCGATGGTCGTCTCCTCAGAAAGCATCGTCGCATCAGTGCCATCCAGTATCGCGTTCGCCACGTCCGTCGTCTCCGCACGAGTAGGCCTGGGGTTCTCGACCATGGAGCTGAGCATCTGAGTCGCCGTAATCACGGGCTTGTTTGCCGCGTTGGCGCACGCGATGATCTTCTTCTGCGCGATCGGCACCTCATATATCGGTATCTCAACGCCCAAATCGCCCCTGGCAACCATCACACCGTCCGCCACGTCAACGATCTCCTCGATCCTATCGACCGCCTCTTTCTTCTCTATCTTGGCGATAACGGGGATGTGCGATTGCAGCTCCGCCAGGGCCTGTTTCGCATCGAGAACGTCGCTCGCCTGATGGCAGAACGAAAGCCCTATGAAATCCACACCGACGCGAACAGCGAACGCGATGAGCTCCCTGTCCCTCGGAGTGAGCGCCGGAATATCGAGCGACGGCCCCAGCACATTCACCCCCTTGTGGCTCGATAGTTCCCCTCCCTCCTCGACCACGCAATCGACGTTCGTCCCGTCCGTTCCCTCGACCACAAACTGCAAGGCGCCGTCCGCAAGGAGTATCCGCTCGCCAGCCTTCACCTGCTTTGCGAACGGCTTATAGCCGATCGATACTCGCTCTTGATCGCCCACAACGTCCTCGACGGTGATCCTGAACTTGTCGCCCTTCGTGAGCGTGATCGGCTCCTTCTCGAAACATCCGATGCGCATCTTCGGCCCAGGTAGGTCCATCAATATCGCGATCGGCTTGCCGGTGTCCTCCGCCACCTGCCGAATCTCGGAAACCACCTGCGAGTGCTCCTGCTCCGTGCCGTGTGAAAGGTTGATCCTGGCCACGTCCATGCCAGCGTCCACCAGCGCCGCGATCATCTCTCTGCTAGCTGTGGCCGGCCCAACTGTGCAGACTATCTTCGTTTTTCTCATAAGCGTCGTTATCCATTGTTTTGTCGCGGCCGCCCGGCTGCGCATATAAAGAAGATTGGATATTAAAATCCTACAAGACTGCCAAAAACTTTGCAAGCGCCGACATTGTGGCCTTTATGGCTCGATTGTGGGTAGGGAAAAACTGGAATCGAGGTTGACAGGGAGGATGTTTTAACTCCCTGAAAGGGAGCAACGTGAGTAGCCCCGTGTGAAACGCGGGGTCATGGGTGTGCCCAGATCCGTCTTGGCGACCCTAAAGGGGTCGAACAAATCCAGAGATTGACGGTATCGTTCGACCCTTTGCAGGGTCGCTTTTGAGGAGGTTTGGGACAACCTGTCCGTAGGTTCCACCTACGGCTACTCACGTCCATCCCCTCGCGGGGAAAGGCCCCATGACAAGGGAAGCTGGGTTATGGCCCTAGACATTCCGAGCCGGCTGTCTGGAGAAGAATAGGGCGACTCCTCAAGAAAGCACTTGACATGTCCGCCAGCTGCTTTCATCATGAATAATGTCTAAGTGTATAAGAAAAACGTACAGTTATGATAAGCTCGTTTAGAAAAGAGAGGTTGGGGCCTCGAGTTTACAGGCGCTTGGGACGGGAGTGTTGAAGAACCTATTCAGAAAAGACAAGGAGTGTGTTATGAGAAAGAGAAACCTCATAGTTGTTGGTTTGGTCGCTTGCGTGGCAATAACGTGGGCGATTATTGCCCTTGCAGGGCAGTGTGGAGACGAGAGTGATTGCCTCTCCAATGGTGCCGTTTTCGCAACACCGACGCCGTGGGTCTTCGTCTTTGGGGTGACGGGTGATGTGACGGAACTGGGCTTGGAGTGTCCCAAGGTGTATATCAAGCCACCGGGCTCCAGTAACTGGACAGATTACACCCTGACCGAGTGGGAGCTGATCACACCGGTATGCAAACACTATTGGAAAGACGTGGATTTCGAATTTGAAGGCTGGGGCAGCGGCGAATACACATACCACTTCGATTCGAGCTGCGGCCGAGACCCCAATTCAGGCGAATACTACTTCAACGTGAACGAGGACGGGGAGAAAGAGTAGCCGGCTCAGGAGAGACTTACGCTGGGCTAACACATTGGCGATGTTAGTTAGGGAGGCCCCAACCCTCAGCAATGGGAAGAACTTGACGACAGTCTCTTAAACATGGAGGGATAGTGAAATGACGAGGTCTAGGTGGACGGCGATTCTGTTGGTCTTTTTTCTGTTTGCGTGCGTTTGCGGAGCGGGATACTGTCAGACTTGGAAGAACTACGTGAAAGAGGACGGCTATGGGAAGCTGCTCGTTGAGGGCGACCATCTCTGGTCAGCGGGCGCGCTCCTCTACCGATTTGACGTCAACACGCGCGCCGCGAGGGTCTATCGGCGCGGCGAGGGCCTGCCGGAGAACAACCTCAGCTGCATTGCGATTGATTCCAGGGGCGTAAAATGGCTGGGGACCGCCAGTCGGGGCCTGTGGCTCTTCGATGGCGCAGCGTTTGAGCCGTTCGGGGCGCAGCAGCAGCTGGGCAAGAGCAGCATAGGTTGCCTTGCCGTAGATGGCGACGATAACGTCTGGACCGCGGCCTTAGGCGCCAAAGGGCTCAGTTTTTGGGACGGGCAGCTCGTGAGGTTCTATGGCGAGGAGAGCGGCCTCGAGGGAACCATTCGGGGCGTCACGGACAATGGCGATGCCGCGTGGTGCTGCACCGCTAAGGGCATATTCCGACTTGGTGAGGAGCAATGGGTAAAGGAGAAGGAAAAGGCTCACTATGAGATATTCAGCGACAGCGAGGGCAATATATGGGCAGCGAACTACGGGGGCTCGGACAATGTGGTTTGCTTTGACGGCGCCCAATGGTCCTCATACTCAGTCGGTTCCGCACGGTCAACACCGTTTGGTTTCTCAGAAGCGCCGGACGGCTCGATTTGGGTGGGCATCTATAACGGCGTGGCCCGGTTTGACGGCGAGTCCTGGACCAAGTATAGCCCCGGGGACGGCATGCCCGAGACGTGGGCCGAAGTTGTGGATATCATGAGCACTGCGGTCGATGCGAACAACGTCCTGTGGGCGACGAGCTCGATGGGGATAATATCGTTCGATGGCGACACTTGGTCTGATCTGCCCATGAGTTTCAGTATCCCGATGGGCCACCTGATGTGCGCCTGTTGGACGCCGGACGGCCTGCTGTTTGAGAGCTACCACGGGGGCAGGGGCTTTTTTGATGGGGTCTCGTGGAGTGTGTACAGCGCAGAAAGGCCCGGAGTAGTATCCGGCAGCCCCTCGATGTTCTACGATCAGGCTCGCAATTGCGTGTGGTTAAC
Encoded proteins:
- a CDS encoding TRL-like family protein; this translates as MKMALLPMTVLMVAALLLSGCAMVLSPATGFLYSDVKGPHSVTANADYSKVGTSECTSILGWIATGDASIKAAMENGGITKIHHVDYKAEVILGVYAKLTVIVYGE
- a CDS encoding right-handed parallel beta-helix repeat-containing protein, with translation MKLLHFAFAAALVCALVWPSVTQGRTITVPDDFLSIQDAVYDANTGDTVFIREGLYYETSISISPIGPKAPEREAVTIVGEGTGKTIIDGSKGGFDIFIVNAPYTIIRDLTIQNSKASGICFRGKGEVSVAINCESTGNRTGIKCQITSYDQNLNTDISKALIIDNRLVDNEYYGLYLENGCQASVMHNWIEGNGYAGVYCRMDAVLTPCEPTIRNNHIVNNAPGSEVYGFVVGGMAQPTIRNNVIVGFPTGVYWYEGNHVDWFRNNVITECAVGAESQVRKRLDYCLFYDNGQDVNNLQLGSNVIADEDPLFVDAENGDYHLAAGSPCIGTGDPDMPDETSETNYDGTDIDMGVYGGKEVGPVCKILLSKPSKDGDGVKTYYVAEYYEDLNDNGRWDLGEPFEDANDNGRCDEGETFTDENGNGVWDGGEPYIDENYNGRYDNGEPFTDLNENGRWDNQREPYTDSNRNDKYDRGDAFTYISLYTNFGYQVGDTDLFLAFLLEDGSYFSYNVDGAWVPGAHGLLDPAPFADDNYAFAIHAMTLRFFYGFPLIDQNIGLFAVMAPAGHVFDQPWDAIAGETITLTEAQ
- a CDS encoding endonuclease III → MRSPLDELILTILSQNTTDVNSLAAFRRLKNRFPQWHMLLSATYSEVLDTIKTAGLGPTKTRRILDLLPQVRQNDPDLTMDFVCSMSLEKGYEFLTGFKGVGAKTAACVLLFACGKPAFPVDTHVFRVASRIGLDHASRTREQLQRFLEQAVPEDDRYNLHMNLIRIGREVCLARAPRCGRCFLQDVCEHHLHQGS
- the pyk gene encoding pyruvate kinase, translated to MRKTKIVCTVGPATASREMIAALVDAGMDVARINLSHGTEQEHSQVVSEIRQVAEDTGKPIAILMDLPGPKMRIGCFEKEPITLTKGDKFRITVEDVVGDQERVSIGYKPFAKQVKAGERILLADGALQFVVEGTDGTNVDCVVEEGGELSSHKGVNVLGPSLDIPALTPRDRELIAFAVRVGVDFIGLSFCHQASDVLDAKQALAELQSHIPVIAKIEKKEAVDRIEEIVDVADGVMVARGDLGVEIPIYEVPIAQKKIIACANAANKPVITATQMLSSMVENPRPTRAETTDVANAILDGTDATMLSEETTIGKHPIEAVKMMASIASYTEPHVCPIMTRQDEGRCRIDAAIGHSAATAAHDLGASAIVAFTRTGRTAQLISQHRLPMPVVAITPDRTTLRRLNILWGIMPILVEEIMSTDHMLEVAERVLLDRGIIHKQELYIVTAGLPASETTPTNFMRAARL